The proteins below are encoded in one region of Triticum aestivum cultivar Chinese Spring chromosome 1B, IWGSC CS RefSeq v2.1, whole genome shotgun sequence:
- the LOC123112544 gene encoding proline-rich protein 12 isoform X1, with the protein MAAPAAAGSGAVVPAGDGEGWTPSFGDMVWGKVKSHPWWPGHVYSLTLSDDPEVHRGHRHGLVLVAFFGDGSYGWFEPHELVRFEDHFVEKTSQGGSRTFPAAVAESLDEISRRSALALLCPCRGPDTFRPHNEDRRFLLVNVPGFDSNAEYLHEQVTAARERFVPQKMFDFLQNAAVQQRDAAETAARTLPGIEMAAMLMAYRRSRYERYDLTYAESFGVDSKKALEGEVKAENERSQRARPLKGRQKVPEKENAPARGRRGAAGAAARLMEKIMPGAPAMKPKASKKDQYLLKRREDARAPALPPAALPDAAPAPDDGGPPGFPPAEPQTPPLPSSTGGGDEEEFMLQRRALPPADQASDGGATADDAAAATAPKKVAKPKKARKREREEPAEDVAAADGEPKKKKKKKKLAELNGGLPSAAPSVDGGGATKPAAFSPPKVDLDGLDLTQVISDLQNLPLLPFYGAGRRISDASHSFILAFRSKHYKKSYENDPPEESKKGMDNKPTVVAAAAAAVSDGQPPKPLKKKPVMRPSDPTSAGVKRPPSDRQEEIASKKKIKLDKIKTLAADKKAGLEQKVPAATAAAGGGTTAAAQLPRAGMKEKALAAAKKKVPAAAPVKRTPSPTALMMKFPLKSTLPSVASLKARFARFGPLDINGIRVYWKSNMCRVIYKFQSDAEAALKYAKANAMFGQLAPNYYLRGVEGGSAGADPGPEPAPPQRSELRLMETTPFRPGSSGNGAPLTLSKAVPARMSVGLPKSILKKSNDEGGLAAASALRDSPRVKFVLDGGDSMLEPPPLPASFDGNNGPDTAAPVSKVARSLGFAQPPLQPPARPAQPNLQPLMRPQHQQLQPPRAPDSQPLPPPPPLPYQPRINEPSSYQPRISEPSPYQSRVNEPQLYQPRRTDAPPMFNMQPPYQPRQSDALPSFNMQPPYQPRHSDGPLALPGQPPLPPYPPRAGFPGQQYSSRSDDMPPAHFDNNAMPVWKRGEKEFNEELMRVMLGIAKLVEPLMDKNGNFPYHLFSRSA; encoded by the exons ATGGCTGCCCCCGCCGCCGCTGGCTCCGGCGCCGTCGTGCCCGCTGGTGACGGCGAGGGTTGGACCCCCAGTTTCGGCGACATGGTCTGGGGCAAGGTGAAGTCGCATCCGTGGTGGCCGGGCCACGTCTACAGCCTCACCCTCTCCGACGATCCGGAGGTGCATCGCGGCCACCGCCATGGCCTCGTCCTCGTCGccttcttcggcgacggcagctaCGGTTGGTTCGAGCCGCATGAGCTCGTCCGCTTCGAGGACCACTTCGTTGAGAAGACCTCGCAGGGGGGCAGTCGCAccttccccgccgccgtcgccgagtcCCTCGACGAGATCTCGCGCCGCAGCGCGCTCGCGCTCCTCTGCCCCTGCCGCGGACCCGACACCTTCCGCCCCCACAACGAGGATCGAAGGTTCCTCCTGGTGAACGTGCCCGGGTTCGACAGCAACGCCGAGTACCTCCACGAACAGGTGACGGCCGCGCGGGAGCGGTTCGTCCCGCAGAAGATGTTTGACTTCCTGCAGAACGCTGCCGTGCAGCAGCGGGACGCGGCGGAGACGGCCGCACGGACCTTGCCTGGGATCGAGATGGCAGCGATGCTCATGGCGTACCGACGGTCTAGGTACGAGAGGTACGACCTCACCTATGCCGAATCATTTGGGGTGGATTCGAAGAAGGCCCTTGAAGGCGAGGTCAAGGCTGAGAATGAACGGTCTCAACGAg CTCGGCCGCTCAAGGGTCGGCAGAAGGTGCCGGAGAAGGAGAACGCCCCGGCGAGGGGCCGGAGGGGCGCCGCCGGCGCGGCCGCGAGGCTCATGGAGAAGATCATGCCCGGCGCGCCGGCAATGAAGCCCAAGGCCAGCAAGAAGGACCAGTACCTGCTCAAGCGTCGGGAAGACGCGCGCGCGCCAGCGCTGCCGCCAGCCGCGCTCCCGGACGCGGCTCCCGCCCCGGACGACGGTGGCCCGCCTGGCTTCCCCCCGGCAGAACCGCAGACGCCGCCGTTGCCCAGCAGCACCGGAGGTGGCGACGAGGAGGAGTTTATGCTGCAGAGACGCGCGCTCCCTCCCGCCGACCAGGCGAGCGACGGCGGCGCAACcgcggacgacgccgccgccgccactgcgccCAAGAAGGTGGCCAAGCCCAAGAAGGCCCGCAAGCGCGagagggaggagccagccgaagacgtggccgccgccgacggcgagcccaagaagaagaagaaaaagaagaagctcgCTGAACTCAACGGCGGCCTGCCCTCTGCCGCCCCCTccgtcgacggcggcggcgctacAAAGCCCGCAGCTTTCTCGCCCCCCAAGGTCGACCTTGACGGCTTAGATCTGACACAGGTAATATCCGACCTTCAAAACCTTCCGCTGCTTCCCTTCTACGGCGCCGGCAGACGCATCTCTGACGCCTCTCACTCCTTCATCCTGGCGTTCCGCTCGAAACACTACAAAAAGAGCTATGAGAACGATCCGCCGGAAGAGTCTAAGAAGGGCATGGATAATAAGCCCACTGTcgttgctgccgccgccgccgccgtctctgaCGGCCAGCCCCCCAAACCGTTGAAGAAGAAGCCGGTCATGAGGCCCAGCGACCCCACCAGTGCTGGCGTGAAGCGCCCGCCGTCTGACCGCCAGGAGGAGATTGCCTCCAAGAAGAAAATCAAGCTGGACAAGATTAAAACACTGGCCGCCGACAAGAAGGCCGGGCTGGAGCAGAAAGTCCCTGCCGCCACCGCAGCTGCGGGAggcgggacgacggcggcggctcagcTGCCGCGGGCTGGCATGAAGGAAAAGGCTCTGGCGGCAGCCAAGAAgaaggtgccagcggcggcgcctgTGAAGAGGACGCCGTCGCCGACGGCGCTGATGATGAAGTTCCCGCTGAAGAGCACGCTGCCGTCGGTGGCCTCCCTCAAGGCGAGGTTCGCGCGCTTCGGGCCGCTCGACATCAACGGCATCCGCGTGTACTGGAAGTCCAACATGTGCCGGGTCATCTACAAGTTCCAGTCCGACGCGGAGGCCGCGCTCAAGTACGCCAAGGCCAACGCCATGTTCGGCCAGCTGGCCCCCAACTACTACCTGCGCGGCGTCGAGGGAGGGTCGGCCGGCGCCGACCCAGGGCCTGAGCCGGCCCCTCCGCAGCGCTCTGAGCTGCGGCTCATGGAGACCACGCCGTTCAGGCCTGGGAGCTCCGGCAATGGCGCTCCGCTGACGCTGTCCAAGGCGGTGCCGGCGCGCATGTCCGTTGGGCTGCCCAAGTCAATCCTGAAGAAGAGCAACGACGAGGGAGGGCTGGCTGCGGCCAGCGCGCTCCGGGACTCCCCTCGGGTGAAGTTCGTGCTGGACGGTGGGGACAGCATGCTGGAGCCACCTCCATTGCCAGCGAGCTTCGACGGGAACAATGGCCCGGACACTGCTGCACCAGTGAGCAAGGTCGCGAGGTCGCTCGGCTTCGCGCAGCCGCCTCTGCAGCCGCCGGCCCGCCCTGCGCAGCCCAACCTGCAGCCACTCATGCGCCCACAGCACCAGCAACTGCAGCCGCCACGCGCACCGGATTCACAGCCActcccaccaccgccgccgctgccatacCAGCCTCGCATCAACGAGCCATCGTCGTACCAGCCCCGTATCAGCGAGCCATCGCCGTACCAGTCTCGCGTCAACGAGCCACAGCTGTACCAGCCTCGTCGCACGGACGCGCCGCCAATGTTCAACATGCAGCCGCCGTACCAGCCTCGCCAGAGTGACGCGCTGCCGTCCTTCAACATGCAGCCACCGTACCAGCCTCGCCACAGCGACGGGCCGCTCGCGCTCCCTGgacagccgccgctgccgccgtacCCTCCTCGTGCCGGTTTCCCCGGACAGCAGTACTCTTCCCGCTCTGACGACATGCCGCCGGCTCACTTCGACAACAACGCCATGCCGGTGTGGAAGAGGGGGGAGAAGGAGTTCAACGAGGAGCTGATGAGGGTGATGCTGGGGATCGCCAAGCTGGTGGAGCCATTGATGGACAAGAACGGCAACTTCCCCTACCACCTCTTCAGCCGGTCAGCATGA
- the LOC123112544 gene encoding proline-rich protein 12 isoform X2, with amino-acid sequence MAAPAAAGSGAVVPAGDGEGWTPSFGDMVWGKVKSHPWWPGHVYSLTLSDDPEVHRGHRHGLVLVAFFGDGSYGWFEPHELVRFEDHFVEKTSQGGSRTFPAAVAESLDEISRRSALALLCPCRGPDTFRPHNEDRRFLLVNVPGFDSNAEYLHEQVTAARERFVPQKMFDFLQNAAVQQRDAAETAARTLPGIEMAAMLMAYRRSRYERYDLTYAESFGVDSKKALEGEVKAENERSQRARPLKGRQKVPEKENAPARGRRGAAGAAARLMEKIMPGAPAMKPKASKKDQYLLKRREDARAPALPPAALPDAAPAPDDGGPPGFPPAEPQTPPLPSSTGGGDEEEFMLQRRALPPADQASDGGATADDAAAATAPKKVAKPKKARKREREEPAEDVAAADGEPKKKKKKKKLAELNGGLPSAAPSVDGGGATKPAAFSPPKVDLDGLDLTQSYENDPPEESKKGMDNKPTVVAAAAAAVSDGQPPKPLKKKPVMRPSDPTSAGVKRPPSDRQEEIASKKKIKLDKIKTLAADKKAGLEQKVPAATAAAGGGTTAAAQLPRAGMKEKALAAAKKKVPAAAPVKRTPSPTALMMKFPLKSTLPSVASLKARFARFGPLDINGIRVYWKSNMCRVIYKFQSDAEAALKYAKANAMFGQLAPNYYLRGVEGGSAGADPGPEPAPPQRSELRLMETTPFRPGSSGNGAPLTLSKAVPARMSVGLPKSILKKSNDEGGLAAASALRDSPRVKFVLDGGDSMLEPPPLPASFDGNNGPDTAAPVSKVARSLGFAQPPLQPPARPAQPNLQPLMRPQHQQLQPPRAPDSQPLPPPPPLPYQPRINEPSSYQPRISEPSPYQSRVNEPQLYQPRRTDAPPMFNMQPPYQPRQSDALPSFNMQPPYQPRHSDGPLALPGQPPLPPYPPRAGFPGQQYSSRSDDMPPAHFDNNAMPVWKRGEKEFNEELMRVMLGIAKLVEPLMDKNGNFPYHLFSRSA; translated from the exons ATGGCTGCCCCCGCCGCCGCTGGCTCCGGCGCCGTCGTGCCCGCTGGTGACGGCGAGGGTTGGACCCCCAGTTTCGGCGACATGGTCTGGGGCAAGGTGAAGTCGCATCCGTGGTGGCCGGGCCACGTCTACAGCCTCACCCTCTCCGACGATCCGGAGGTGCATCGCGGCCACCGCCATGGCCTCGTCCTCGTCGccttcttcggcgacggcagctaCGGTTGGTTCGAGCCGCATGAGCTCGTCCGCTTCGAGGACCACTTCGTTGAGAAGACCTCGCAGGGGGGCAGTCGCAccttccccgccgccgtcgccgagtcCCTCGACGAGATCTCGCGCCGCAGCGCGCTCGCGCTCCTCTGCCCCTGCCGCGGACCCGACACCTTCCGCCCCCACAACGAGGATCGAAGGTTCCTCCTGGTGAACGTGCCCGGGTTCGACAGCAACGCCGAGTACCTCCACGAACAGGTGACGGCCGCGCGGGAGCGGTTCGTCCCGCAGAAGATGTTTGACTTCCTGCAGAACGCTGCCGTGCAGCAGCGGGACGCGGCGGAGACGGCCGCACGGACCTTGCCTGGGATCGAGATGGCAGCGATGCTCATGGCGTACCGACGGTCTAGGTACGAGAGGTACGACCTCACCTATGCCGAATCATTTGGGGTGGATTCGAAGAAGGCCCTTGAAGGCGAGGTCAAGGCTGAGAATGAACGGTCTCAACGAg CTCGGCCGCTCAAGGGTCGGCAGAAGGTGCCGGAGAAGGAGAACGCCCCGGCGAGGGGCCGGAGGGGCGCCGCCGGCGCGGCCGCGAGGCTCATGGAGAAGATCATGCCCGGCGCGCCGGCAATGAAGCCCAAGGCCAGCAAGAAGGACCAGTACCTGCTCAAGCGTCGGGAAGACGCGCGCGCGCCAGCGCTGCCGCCAGCCGCGCTCCCGGACGCGGCTCCCGCCCCGGACGACGGTGGCCCGCCTGGCTTCCCCCCGGCAGAACCGCAGACGCCGCCGTTGCCCAGCAGCACCGGAGGTGGCGACGAGGAGGAGTTTATGCTGCAGAGACGCGCGCTCCCTCCCGCCGACCAGGCGAGCGACGGCGGCGCAACcgcggacgacgccgccgccgccactgcgccCAAGAAGGTGGCCAAGCCCAAGAAGGCCCGCAAGCGCGagagggaggagccagccgaagacgtggccgccgccgacggcgagcccaagaagaagaagaaaaagaagaagctcgCTGAACTCAACGGCGGCCTGCCCTCTGCCGCCCCCTccgtcgacggcggcggcgctacAAAGCCCGCAGCTTTCTCGCCCCCCAAGGTCGACCTTGACGGCTTAGATCTGACACAG AGCTATGAGAACGATCCGCCGGAAGAGTCTAAGAAGGGCATGGATAATAAGCCCACTGTcgttgctgccgccgccgccgccgtctctgaCGGCCAGCCCCCCAAACCGTTGAAGAAGAAGCCGGTCATGAGGCCCAGCGACCCCACCAGTGCTGGCGTGAAGCGCCCGCCGTCTGACCGCCAGGAGGAGATTGCCTCCAAGAAGAAAATCAAGCTGGACAAGATTAAAACACTGGCCGCCGACAAGAAGGCCGGGCTGGAGCAGAAAGTCCCTGCCGCCACCGCAGCTGCGGGAggcgggacgacggcggcggctcagcTGCCGCGGGCTGGCATGAAGGAAAAGGCTCTGGCGGCAGCCAAGAAgaaggtgccagcggcggcgcctgTGAAGAGGACGCCGTCGCCGACGGCGCTGATGATGAAGTTCCCGCTGAAGAGCACGCTGCCGTCGGTGGCCTCCCTCAAGGCGAGGTTCGCGCGCTTCGGGCCGCTCGACATCAACGGCATCCGCGTGTACTGGAAGTCCAACATGTGCCGGGTCATCTACAAGTTCCAGTCCGACGCGGAGGCCGCGCTCAAGTACGCCAAGGCCAACGCCATGTTCGGCCAGCTGGCCCCCAACTACTACCTGCGCGGCGTCGAGGGAGGGTCGGCCGGCGCCGACCCAGGGCCTGAGCCGGCCCCTCCGCAGCGCTCTGAGCTGCGGCTCATGGAGACCACGCCGTTCAGGCCTGGGAGCTCCGGCAATGGCGCTCCGCTGACGCTGTCCAAGGCGGTGCCGGCGCGCATGTCCGTTGGGCTGCCCAAGTCAATCCTGAAGAAGAGCAACGACGAGGGAGGGCTGGCTGCGGCCAGCGCGCTCCGGGACTCCCCTCGGGTGAAGTTCGTGCTGGACGGTGGGGACAGCATGCTGGAGCCACCTCCATTGCCAGCGAGCTTCGACGGGAACAATGGCCCGGACACTGCTGCACCAGTGAGCAAGGTCGCGAGGTCGCTCGGCTTCGCGCAGCCGCCTCTGCAGCCGCCGGCCCGCCCTGCGCAGCCCAACCTGCAGCCACTCATGCGCCCACAGCACCAGCAACTGCAGCCGCCACGCGCACCGGATTCACAGCCActcccaccaccgccgccgctgccatacCAGCCTCGCATCAACGAGCCATCGTCGTACCAGCCCCGTATCAGCGAGCCATCGCCGTACCAGTCTCGCGTCAACGAGCCACAGCTGTACCAGCCTCGTCGCACGGACGCGCCGCCAATGTTCAACATGCAGCCGCCGTACCAGCCTCGCCAGAGTGACGCGCTGCCGTCCTTCAACATGCAGCCACCGTACCAGCCTCGCCACAGCGACGGGCCGCTCGCGCTCCCTGgacagccgccgctgccgccgtacCCTCCTCGTGCCGGTTTCCCCGGACAGCAGTACTCTTCCCGCTCTGACGACATGCCGCCGGCTCACTTCGACAACAACGCCATGCCGGTGTGGAAGAGGGGGGAGAAGGAGTTCAACGAGGAGCTGATGAGGGTGATGCTGGGGATCGCCAAGCTGGTGGAGCCATTGATGGACAAGAACGGCAACTTCCCCTACCACCTCTTCAGCCGGTCAGCATGA
- the LOC123112556 gene encoding uncharacterized protein, whose translation MAGGDSSPVAAAATKWEWDQEEYRCEPAEYSVDPRYSEYDPKQGCFICVRYFFDGKLDLDQESPAGPMRHTGKIFREGFPLANSVNVVSIKIVSSDYGYPLNVYGTIIARDSLDRKCVYVFRRDQDDCQLISSKDDSLILTGPKRGFMVCDNIFFEIDLKVKDVHGRTVDDDRLSKGLIEVDAIRRLEYSPRYVVDTETLVSMHSILDLNYTFVRSSVEGTVEIKILEGPDEFHGKIVASTTSIPCDIMLHDSKVSGALTAGDNGVLQMARRVVGVSVDEMLVLTVAAAVGDDELSVRTIEFTPRRNGYDEGSITCGDYKMLLKVTWAIM comes from the exons atggccggcggcgattcTTCTCCCGTGGCGGCTGCGGCGACGAAGTGGGAGTGGGACCAAGAAGAGTATCGGTGCGAGCCGGCGGAGTATTCCGTGGACCCGCGATACAGCGAGTACGACCCCAAGCAGGGTTGTTTCATATGCGTCCGCTACTTCTTCGACGGCAAACTCGACCTGGACCAGGAGT CACCTGCTGGTCCCATGCGACATACTGGTAAAATCTTCAGAGAGGGGTTCCCGCTCGCAAACTCGGTCAATGTTGTCTCCATCAAGATTGTTTCCTCCGACTATGGCTACCCACTCAATGTCTATGGTACCATCATAGCCAGGGACAGTCTGGATCGAAAATGTGTCTATGTATTCCGGCGCGACCAGGATGATTGCCAGCTCATCAGCTCAAAG GATGATTCATTGATTTTGACTGGCCCCAAGAGAGGATTCATGGTATGCGACAATATATTCTTCGAAATCGATCTGAAGGTGAAGGATGTGCATGGGAGGACTGTCGATGACGATAGACTCAGTAAAGGCCTGATAGAGGTGGATGCTATCCGCAGGCTGGAATATAGTCCCAGATATGTGGTTGATACGGAAACACTTGTTAGCATGCACAGCATATTGGATTTAAACTATACATTCGTAAGGAGCTCGGTGGAGGGCACTGTTGAGATCAAGATCCTTGAGGGACCTGATGAATTCCATGGGAAGATTGTTGCTTCCACTACCAGCATTCCATGCGACATTATGCTACATGATAGCAAAGTGAGTGGTGCCCTAACTGCAGGTGACAATGGAGTCCTACAAATGGCGCGGCGCGTAGTAGGAGTCTCTGTGGATGAGATGCTGGTgttgactgttgctgctgctgtcggTGATGATGAGTTATCTGTCCGCACTATTGAGTTTACTCCAAGGCGCAATGGTTACGATGAAGGGAGTATCACCTGCGGGGACTACAAGATGCTTCTGAAGGTCACTTGGGCGATTATGTAA